The Engystomops pustulosus chromosome 1, aEngPut4.maternal, whole genome shotgun sequence genome has a window encoding:
- the LOC140069005 gene encoding thymosin beta-10-like has product MEGKPDLGEIDRFDKSKLKKTETQEKNTLPTKETIEQEKQN; this is encoded by the exons ATGGAAGGCAAACCAGACCTTGGAGAAATCGACAGGTTCGACAAGTCCAAACTGAAGAAAACCGAGACACAGGAGAAGAACACACTGCCTACAAAAGAGA CCATCGAGCAAGAGAAACAAAACTGA